One segment of Rhipicephalus sanguineus isolate Rsan-2018 chromosome 6, BIME_Rsan_1.4, whole genome shotgun sequence DNA contains the following:
- the LOC119396393 gene encoding queuine tRNA-ribosyltransferase accessory subunit 2: MRFSVSHTCKTSSGRCGEIWGLQGASDAERFSTPMCLLYTHAGSVPHLTCDMLHKIKGVDHHPALFPLPPIANFANSVQEFGAGISKFSGLPTHPSFIRVQDPMKATPSGFNDKAGVSIWDQGGRIHLNVPSFMRIMEAFKPSCYQALCDSDTPKDATRKRLQRSVERTTSLLDQCIAAKSVSSALRDTCILGTVVGGYSREHRHASVMEISKRDVDGYVIEGFHVDGPASKCLKFEEVNDLLEAVVAFLPEDKPRFMHGVLRPEFILKAAVNGVDVFDASFATAVTDGGMALSFSYNCGNDLATMLEKDLSDHQLALDMRDSGYRDQFVPLVEGCSCYACRHFTRAYVNHLLNTGEMLAYVLLSLHNIHHFLNFFEAIRKFLKQRH; the protein is encoded by the coding sequence ATGCGTTTCTCAGTCTCTCATACTTGTAAGACGAGcagcggccgctgcggcgagatTTGGGGCCTCCAAGGGGCCTCCGACGCCGAGCGCTTCTCGACACCGATGTGCCTGCTGTACACGCATGCCGGCAGCGTGCCTCACCTGACGTGCGACATGCTGCACAAAATCAAGGGCGTCGACCATCACCCCGCGCTCTTCCCCTTGCCTCCCATCGCGAACTTCGCAAACTCGGTTCAAGAGTTCGGCGCCGGCATTTCCAAGTTTTCGGGCTTGCCCACGCATCCATCTTTTATAAGAGTCCAGGATCCCATGAAGGCGACGCCGTCCGGATTCAACGACAAGGCCGGGGTCTCCATTTGGGACCAGGGAGGCCGCATCCATCTGAACGTTCCCAGTTTCATGCGTATCATGGAGGCCTTCAAACCGTCTTGTTATCAGGCGCTTTGCGATAGCGATACGCCCAAGGACGCCACGAGGAAGAGGCTCCAGCGATCCGTGGAGAGGACGACTTCTCTGTTGGATCAGTGCATCGCCGCGAAGTCGGTGTCAAGCGCGCTTCGGGACACTTGCATTCTCGGAACGGTCGTGGGCGGGTACAGCAGGGAGCACCGGCACGCGTCGGTGATGGAGATCTCCAAACGTGACGTAGACGGTTACGTCATCGAAGGGTTTCACGTGGACGGCCCGGCGTCGAAGTGCCTGAAGTTCGAAGAGGTGAACGACCTCTTGGAGGCGGTGGTTGCCTTCTTGCCCGAAGACAAACCGCGGTTCATGCACGGCGTGCTGAGGCCGGAGTTCATACTGAAAGCCGCGGTGAACGGCGTCGATGTTTTCGACGCCTCCTTCGCGACCGCGGTTACCGATGGCGGAATGGCTCTTTCGTTTAGCTACAACTGTGGCAACGACCTCGCGACGATGCTCGAAAAAGACCTGTCTGATCACCAACTCGCGCTGGACATGAGGGATTCCGGGTACAGGGACCAGTTCGTGCCTCTCGTGGAAGGATGCTCGTGTTACGCGTGTAGACACTTCACGCGCGCCTACGTCAACCACTTGCTGAACACGGGCGAAATGCTGGCGTACGTGTTACTAAGCCTGCACAACATCCACCACTTCCTGAACTTCTTCGAGGCCATTAGGAAGTTCTTAAAGCAGCGGCACTGA